One segment of Monomorium pharaonis isolate MP-MQ-018 chromosome 6, ASM1337386v2, whole genome shotgun sequence DNA contains the following:
- the LOC105835688 gene encoding uncharacterized protein LOC105835688 isoform X2, which translates to MLAFSMWYFMKSTHVSGVRNITHGVSRHIRSIGFPKGSNTGIFFALGVPVDIPDKSISMSFYFEANYGLPYEWNSSYIYEEGYYAKRSLSRQLMYKMFTSKMDSLGYPGLNCLLRTICEAEKYSLNENGVLGDILQIIFKPSMSANEDLPNEIVEAEHEQHCDQRYKKCPVNLLDLISHYNTN; encoded by the exons ATGCTGGCTTTCTCGATGTGGTACTTTATGAAGTCAACACATGTATCGGGAGTGAGAAATATTACACACGGTGTATCGAGGCATATACGATCTATCGGATTTCCCAAAGGTAGCAATACAGGG ATATTCTTTGCCCTGGGAGTTCCCGTAGATATTCCAGATAAATCTATATCGATGTCgttttattttgaagcaaattaTGGATTGCCATATGAATGGAATTCAAGTTACATCTACGAGGAAGGTTATTACGCAAAACGAAGTCTTAGTCGTCAATTGATGTACAAGATGTTCACAAGTAAAATGGACAG CCTGGGCTATCCTGGACTGAATTGTTTGCTAAGAACAATCTGCGAagctgaaaaatattctttaaacgAAAACGGCGTGCTTGGTGACATTCTTCAAATCATAttcaa ACCCTCTATGTCAGCGAATGAAGATCTTCCAAATGAGATTGTAGAAGCTGAACACGAACAACACTGTGATCAACGTTACAAAAAGTGCCCTGTAAATCTTTTGGATTTAATAAGCCATTATAACACTAATTGA
- the LOC105835683 gene encoding uncharacterized protein LOC105835683, giving the protein MALTSHIGLSKTANSDIAEILHRPIRSLTFPKNSNMGIFVAIAVPLEDPLSSISLSYFFEANYNLPPNITYLEPWTQVKRRKRNIERTTIYRVFESKFESSGYSGRECLLRAICETSEFPLQHNGLIGDIMHVIFTPSTSRHEGLPRDVVEAELVGRNGSCSKYQPQCPLGLFDLIGVLA; this is encoded by the exons atgGCACTGACATCACACATTGGGCTATCAAAGACGGCAAACTCAGATATTGCGGAAATTTTGCATCGGCCTATAAGAAGTCTAACATTTCCAAAAAACAGTAATATGGGT ATTTTTGTCGCTATCGCGGTGCCGCTCGAGGATCCTCTGAGTTCGATCTCACTATCGTACTTTTTCGAGGCTAACTACAATTTACCACCGAACATAACGTACCTCGAGCCCTGGACGCAGGTAAAAAGGAGGAAGCGAAATATCGAGAGAACCACAATCTATCGAGTTTTCGAAAGTAAATTCGAGAG CTCCGGGTATTCCGGAAGGGAGTGTCTGCTGAGAGCAATCTGCGAGACCTCGGAGTTTCCGCTCCAGCATAACGGGCTGATCGGCGACATCATGCACGTGATCTTCAC ACCGAGTACTTCGAGACACGAGGGATTGCCGCGAGATGTTGTCGAGGCTGAACTGGTTGGTCGCAATGGAAGCTGCTCCAAGTACCAACCGCAATGCCCATTGGGACTCTTCGACTTGATTGGAGTCCTCGCGTGA
- the LOC105835688 gene encoding uncharacterized protein LOC105835688 isoform X1 encodes MRKNHVTMLAFSMWYFMKSTHVSGVRNITHGVSRHIRSIGFPKGSNTGIFFALGVPVDIPDKSISMSFYFEANYGLPYEWNSSYIYEEGYYAKRSLSRQLMYKMFTSKMDSLGYPGLNCLLRTICEAEKYSLNENGVLGDILQIIFKPSMSANEDLPNEIVEAEHEQHCDQRYKKCPVNLLDLISHYNTN; translated from the exons ATGAGGAA GAATCATGTTACGATGCTGGCTTTCTCGATGTGGTACTTTATGAAGTCAACACATGTATCGGGAGTGAGAAATATTACACACGGTGTATCGAGGCATATACGATCTATCGGATTTCCCAAAGGTAGCAATACAGGG ATATTCTTTGCCCTGGGAGTTCCCGTAGATATTCCAGATAAATCTATATCGATGTCgttttattttgaagcaaattaTGGATTGCCATATGAATGGAATTCAAGTTACATCTACGAGGAAGGTTATTACGCAAAACGAAGTCTTAGTCGTCAATTGATGTACAAGATGTTCACAAGTAAAATGGACAG CCTGGGCTATCCTGGACTGAATTGTTTGCTAAGAACAATCTGCGAagctgaaaaatattctttaaacgAAAACGGCGTGCTTGGTGACATTCTTCAAATCATAttcaa ACCCTCTATGTCAGCGAATGAAGATCTTCCAAATGAGATTGTAGAAGCTGAACACGAACAACACTGTGATCAACGTTACAAAAAGTGCCCTGTAAATCTTTTGGATTTAATAAGCCATTATAACACTAATTGA